In Anaerolineales bacterium, one DNA window encodes the following:
- a CDS encoding heterodisulfide reductase has protein sequence MAEATTQARAPTIFDRVVAATPGTPRLEMCIQCGTCGGSCPSGADMDHTPRALFAMIKAGMETQVLSSNTPWYCVSCYYCTVRCPQEVHVTDLMYTLKRFSIQEKYYQDSSSADAPPFSQTFIHYVENYGRSFELGLATWYHLKYHPLDMPKIMPMATGLLRKGRIDITPKKIKGMDNLKAILAKAKELEGEI, from the coding sequence ATGGCGGAAGCCACAACGCAAGCAAGAGCTCCAACGATTTTTGACAGAGTAGTAGCTGCAACACCTGGAACACCTCGATTGGAGATGTGCATCCAGTGTGGCACCTGTGGAGGCTCTTGCCCCTCAGGCGCCGATATGGATCACACACCACGTGCCCTGTTCGCAATGATCAAGGCGGGTATGGAGACCCAGGTATTGAGCAGCAATACTCCCTGGTACTGTGTGTCGTGTTATTACTGCACGGTACGCTGCCCTCAAGAAGTGCACGTCACTGACCTGATGTACACACTCAAGAGATTCTCCATTCAAGAGAAGTATTATCAAGATTCGTCTTCCGCAGACGCCCCCCCGTTTTCACAAACATTCATCCACTATGTTGAGAATTACGGCCGAAGTTTTGAGCTCGGGCTGGCGACCTGGTACCATCTCAAGTACCATCCCCTGGATATGCCAAAGATCATGCCCATGGCAACGGGACTGCTCCGCAAAGGCCGTATCGACATCACCCCAAAGAAGATCAAGGGTATGGATAATCTGAAGGCAATCCTGGCAAAGGCCAAGGAACTGGAAGGTGAGATATGA
- the rpiB gene encoding ribose 5-phosphate isomerase B yields MIIALACDHGGFPLKNIIKECVTESGHVLLDLGTDSTQPVDYPDFAKKLGLAITRGEAERGILICGSGVGASIAANKIKGIYAGLCHDTYSAHQGVEHDNMNVLCLGARVIGDELAKELVAAFLMAQFSYGKRHVRRVNKVYELEKGRILE; encoded by the coding sequence ATGATAATCGCTCTTGCTTGTGATCATGGTGGATTTCCACTGAAAAACATCATAAAGGAGTGTGTGACGGAGAGCGGTCATGTGTTGCTCGATCTCGGCACAGACAGCACACAGCCCGTTGATTACCCTGATTTTGCTAAAAAATTAGGCCTGGCCATCACGCGTGGCGAGGCGGAACGCGGCATCTTGATCTGCGGTTCAGGGGTTGGTGCAAGCATCGCTGCCAATAAAATCAAGGGGATTTATGCAGGTCTATGCCATGATACATACTCAGCTCACCAGGGGGTGGAGCATGACAACATGAACGTCCTGTGCCTGGGGGCCAGGGTGATCGGTGATGAATTAGCTAAAGAGCTGGTGGCGGCATTCTTAATGGCACAGTTCTCATATGGCAAGCGTCATGTCCGTCGCGTAAATAAGGTCTATGAGCTTGAAAAAGGGAGAATTTTAGAATAA
- a CDS encoding YraN family protein: MKSTRLRTLGKHGESIAAEYLKNKGYTILETNWHSSYGEIDLVASQAGVITFIEVKTRASKSFGPPEVSITPRKLEHMRNSAEYYMAEHPGITNEWRIDAIAIQLQTGNLPPLIEHFENVVS; the protein is encoded by the coding sequence ATGAAATCAACCCGACTGCGTACTTTAGGTAAACACGGGGAATCAATCGCTGCCGAGTATTTAAAAAATAAAGGTTACACAATCCTTGAGACCAACTGGCACTCATCATACGGCGAAATCGACCTGGTTGCCAGCCAGGCTGGGGTGATCACCTTTATTGAAGTAAAAACCAGAGCAAGCAAATCATTTGGCCCCCCTGAAGTATCAATCACGCCGCGTAAATTAGAACACATGCGTAATAGTGCCGAGTACTATATGGCAGAGCATCCGGGAATTACAAATGAGTGGCGCATCGATGCAATTGCCATCCAGCTACAGACCGGCAATTTACCACCTTTGATCGAACATTTCGAGAATGTCGTCTCCTGA
- the tal gene encoding transaldolase, whose product MSTKINKLTDLGQSIWLDYVERRILVNGELARLIDEGDVRGLTSNPSIFNNAIAKSKDYDSALVPMSWAGYSDKRILEQLMIEDIERVADLLRPLFNRTHGGDGFVSLEVQPELANDTEKTIAVAQRYWETVNRPNVMIKIPATQAGLPAIRKSTAAGINVNITLIFSIERYKEVMEAYLSGLEDRLKAGKPVDHIHSVASFFVSRIDSKVDKYLSQVIQTSPEHAKVAQALQGKIAVANARLAYREFRVVFESERFRSLQKQGATIQRVLWASTSTKNPEYPDTMYVDELIGNYTVNTVPPQTLEAFKDHGKVELTIEKDLDKAQKAFSELEAVGISIKKVTAELEEEGVKAFSDSYESLFATVKTRCEVAVNQLGELAEPVAVRISKFEAEQFLKRFYALDGSLWTDDPKGQEEVRIRMGWLGLPESSKALLPGLSKFTTQVKEAGYTQALLLGMGGSSLAAEVMSLIFENEAQGLKLTILDSTDPGQVLAAARGNPVPTTLYIVSSKSGGTAEVNAMFDYFWQVARRSVGERAGEHFIAITDPGTSLEKLAFEKNFRKIFLADSKVGGRYSALTAFGLVPAALMGIDIAQLLDCAAWMSSESSLSQPVGRNPGVVLGTVLGEAALLGHDKLTILSDPEIAPIGAWLEQLVAESSGKLGKGIVPVAGEPTSKPQIYGSDRLFVYFRRSGELDQKVKQLRKAGQPVLTQEFTEDYDLGAEFYKWELAVATACSVLMVNAFDQPDVQDSKNRTVEKIAYYQKHHSFIEEKRLLVGQGVEISGKLNIDGSGFETVVKKFILSGKPGDYVAINAYLARDQKNTASLRKLRQWILEHSKMATMVGFGPRFQHSTGQLHKGGYNRGLFLVITATPKKDIEIPGKGLSFGVLEYGQALGDIEALEAHGRRVLHIHLASPDLLHTFVEKITR is encoded by the coding sequence ATGTCTACAAAGATTAATAAACTAACTGACCTCGGTCAGTCTATCTGGTTGGATTATGTGGAACGCCGTATCCTTGTAAACGGCGAATTAGCACGATTAATTGATGAAGGGGACGTGAGGGGATTGACTTCAAACCCAAGTATCTTCAATAACGCTATCGCGAAATCGAAGGACTACGATTCTGCCCTGGTCCCCATGTCTTGGGCGGGATACTCGGACAAGCGCATCCTCGAGCAGCTGATGATCGAGGATATCGAGCGGGTTGCCGACCTATTACGACCATTATTCAATCGTACGCACGGCGGCGACGGGTTCGTCAGCCTTGAGGTACAACCTGAGCTTGCCAATGATACCGAAAAGACGATCGCGGTGGCACAGCGATATTGGGAAACCGTCAATCGGCCCAACGTGATGATCAAGATCCCAGCTACCCAAGCCGGCCTGCCTGCCATCCGTAAATCCACCGCCGCAGGAATCAATGTGAATATTACCCTGATCTTCTCAATTGAACGATACAAGGAAGTCATGGAGGCCTATTTATCGGGTTTAGAAGACCGCCTGAAAGCCGGTAAACCTGTTGACCATATCCATTCAGTTGCCTCGTTTTTCGTCTCGCGCATCGACTCAAAAGTGGATAAATACCTTTCGCAGGTGATTCAAACTTCGCCTGAGCATGCGAAAGTTGCCCAGGCCTTGCAAGGTAAGATCGCTGTGGCCAATGCCCGGCTTGCCTATCGGGAGTTCCGTGTCGTATTCGAAAGCGAGCGGTTCCGAAGCTTGCAGAAGCAGGGTGCTACCATCCAGCGTGTTTTATGGGCTTCGACGAGCACGAAAAATCCCGAGTATCCCGACACGATGTATGTGGACGAGCTGATTGGAAATTACACCGTCAATACTGTTCCTCCACAGACATTGGAGGCCTTCAAGGACCACGGTAAAGTGGAGCTGACGATTGAAAAGGACCTGGATAAAGCACAAAAAGCGTTTTCGGAACTGGAAGCTGTCGGTATCTCAATAAAAAAGGTCACAGCGGAGCTTGAGGAAGAGGGGGTGAAGGCGTTTTCGGATTCTTATGAATCATTATTTGCCACGGTAAAAACCAGGTGTGAGGTAGCTGTTAACCAACTGGGTGAACTGGCCGAACCTGTTGCTGTCCGAATCTCAAAATTCGAAGCCGAGCAATTCCTTAAGCGCTTCTATGCACTGGATGGATCGCTCTGGACTGATGATCCGAAAGGTCAGGAGGAAGTGCGTATTCGCATGGGTTGGCTGGGCTTGCCTGAATCAAGCAAAGCCTTGCTACCCGGATTAAGTAAATTCACTACACAGGTGAAGGAGGCTGGATACACACAAGCCTTACTGCTTGGGATGGGGGGCTCATCTCTGGCAGCTGAGGTGATGAGCCTCATCTTCGAGAATGAAGCTCAGGGGTTGAAGCTCACCATCCTGGACTCCACCGATCCTGGCCAGGTGCTTGCGGCTGCCCGAGGAAACCCAGTTCCGACCACCTTATATATTGTATCCAGCAAATCTGGTGGAACGGCTGAAGTCAATGCCATGTTCGATTATTTCTGGCAGGTTGCACGGCGTTCTGTCGGCGAACGAGCCGGTGAGCATTTTATTGCCATCACAGATCCAGGGACGTCCCTGGAGAAACTGGCATTCGAAAAGAACTTCCGTAAGATTTTCCTCGCTGACTCGAAGGTGGGTGGCAGATACTCTGCCCTCACCGCATTTGGTCTGGTGCCGGCAGCCTTGATGGGCATCGATATAGCCCAGCTACTCGATTGCGCTGCCTGGATGTCTTCAGAAAGCAGCTTATCTCAGCCCGTTGGACGAAATCCCGGCGTGGTTCTCGGGACTGTACTGGGTGAAGCAGCCCTGCTCGGTCATGACAAACTCACCATACTTTCCGACCCTGAAATTGCACCTATTGGTGCTTGGTTGGAACAACTTGTGGCTGAAAGCAGTGGTAAGCTGGGGAAGGGTATCGTTCCAGTAGCGGGTGAACCGACATCCAAACCCCAAATTTACGGTTCTGACCGCTTGTTCGTTTACTTCCGCAGGTCTGGGGAGCTTGATCAGAAAGTAAAACAGCTACGTAAGGCCGGCCAACCGGTGCTGACCCAGGAATTTACCGAAGATTATGACCTGGGGGCCGAGTTCTACAAATGGGAACTGGCGGTGGCGACAGCCTGTTCCGTGCTTATGGTGAATGCTTTTGACCAGCCTGATGTGCAAGATAGTAAAAATCGGACGGTTGAAAAGATCGCCTATTATCAGAAGCATCACAGCTTTATAGAGGAGAAGCGACTCCTCGTAGGTCAGGGTGTGGAGATCAGCGGCAAGCTCAATATCGATGGAAGCGGGTTTGAGACGGTTGTTAAAAAATTTATTCTCTCTGGGAAACCAGGGGATTACGTAGCAATCAACGCCTACCTTGCTCGAGATCAAAAAAATACCGCCTCCTTGCGAAAGTTACGCCAATGGATATTGGAACACTCAAAAATGGCCACGATGGTCGGTTTTGGACCACGCTTCCAGCACTCTACCGGGCAGCTGCACAAAGGTGGATACAATCGGGGCTTATTCCTGGTAATCACGGCTACACCCAAGAAGGATATTGAAATCCCTGGCAAGGGCTTAAGCTTCGGCGTGCTTGAATATGGTCAAGCGCTTGGTGATATCGAAGCCTTGGAAGCACATGGCAGGCGGGTGTTACATATCCACCTGGCCTCTCCAGACTTGTTGCATACTTTTGTAGAAAAGATCACCCGATGA
- a CDS encoding tRNA (adenosine(37)-N6)-dimethylallyltransferase MiaA produces MSSPEASQDISIEEPKQATVPLVVILGPTASGKTEISIKLARMHKGEIVSADSRLFYKGMDIGTAKPTLTERALVPHHLIDVAEPDQSWSLGLFQYEASQAIRQIHARGHLPFLVGGTGQFIRAVVEGWRMPAVEPDPLLRNVLSRWADTIGAQAIHTKLEILDPVAAHSIDPTNIRRTIRALEVIFSTGKRFSDQKETGYKLYQTLLIGLTYPRVELYQRIDDRIQKMMEAGLIDEVRTLLNQGYSPDLPTMTAIGYGEIVAYLQGEISLDEAVILMKRRTREFVRRQANWFKENDPEIHWFQSGADPIEAISRQITEWLSRNNTS; encoded by the coding sequence ATGTCGTCTCCTGAAGCGAGCCAAGATATCTCAATAGAAGAACCCAAACAGGCAACGGTTCCCCTTGTAGTCATTCTTGGACCCACTGCCTCGGGTAAGACAGAAATATCCATTAAACTTGCCAGGATGCATAAAGGGGAAATTGTCTCTGCCGATTCACGCCTTTTCTACAAGGGTATGGATATCGGGACAGCCAAACCTACACTAACTGAGCGAGCACTCGTTCCTCACCATCTGATCGATGTCGCTGAGCCTGACCAATCCTGGAGCCTGGGGCTATTTCAATACGAGGCAAGTCAAGCAATTCGCCAGATCCATGCGCGAGGGCATCTGCCTTTCCTGGTAGGTGGCACGGGACAATTCATCCGGGCAGTCGTTGAAGGATGGAGAATGCCTGCCGTCGAACCTGATCCCCTGCTGCGAAACGTACTTTCACGCTGGGCAGATACCATCGGTGCACAGGCCATCCACACCAAGCTCGAGATCCTGGACCCAGTGGCAGCTCACTCCATTGATCCCACCAATATCAGGCGCACGATTCGGGCTTTGGAAGTGATTTTTTCCACCGGCAAAAGGTTTTCGGATCAAAAAGAAACCGGGTACAAGCTCTACCAGACATTACTTATCGGGTTAACCTATCCGAGGGTTGAGCTTTACCAGCGAATTGACGATCGCATCCAAAAAATGATGGAGGCGGGTCTGATTGATGAAGTCAGAACATTGCTTAACCAGGGATATTCACCCGACTTGCCGACCATGACGGCTATCGGTTATGGGGAGATTGTTGCGTACCTGCAAGGAGAAATATCGCTGGATGAAGCGGTAATCCTGATGAAGCGCCGTACGAGAGAATTCGTAAGGCGCCAGGCGAATTGGTTCAAGGAAAACGACCCGGAAATCCACTGGTTTCAATCGGGAGCGGATCCAATCGAGGCGATATCCAGGCAGATTACAGAGTGGCTGAGCCGAAATAATACCAGCTAG
- a CDS encoding long-chain fatty acid--CoA ligase (activates fatty acids by binding to coenzyme A) codes for MDDRPWFKHYDKGVPQHIDYPAIPLFGLLEESARKYPDSPCTIFKGAVTTYRQMDEITDRLAAGIAKLGIKKGDRVGIFMPNTPQFVITFFAILKAGGVVVSINPLYSAREIIHQVNDAGIEFIFVMSNFYNLVKQAQPNTKIKKVIVTNIKEYLPPLLAVLFGLAKEKKGGFRVELAAGDIWYKDLLASHKVEDRPKLDLGPEDTAIFQYSGGTTGISKGAIALHRNLVANALQVRSWMPTAEDGKETVLMAIPLFHVYGMVAGMLFAIRTGAAMVMIPNPRDMADVLDSIQKYKASIFPGVPTMYNAINNHPEVIAGKYNLSSIKGCISGSAPLMRETKEKFEALTGGKLVEGYGLSEAPTATHCNPLYGDIRTGSIGLPLSDVDCRIISLDDGITPLKPGEVGELCIQGPQVMKGYHNMPTETANTLRDGWLYTGDIAKMDEDGYFYIVDRKKELIKPGGYQVWPREVEEVISTYPKVMEVGVAGVVDAYRGETVKAWIVLKPGETATEAEIRDYCKKNMAPFKVPTEVEFRKELPKTTVGKVLRRELVREHMEKQAAQAVVTKN; via the coding sequence ATGGATGATCGTCCATGGTTTAAGCATTACGACAAGGGTGTTCCACAGCATATTGATTACCCAGCGATTCCATTATTTGGCTTGCTGGAAGAATCGGCACGAAAATATCCCGATAGTCCATGCACAATTTTCAAGGGGGCGGTAACCACCTATCGTCAGATGGATGAAATTACTGATCGCCTGGCGGCAGGTATTGCAAAACTAGGCATTAAAAAAGGAGACCGGGTTGGTATATTTATGCCCAACACGCCTCAATTTGTCATTACTTTCTTTGCCATCCTGAAGGCCGGGGGGGTAGTGGTATCGATCAACCCTCTCTATAGCGCTAGAGAAATCATCCACCAGGTGAACGATGCGGGAATCGAATTTATCTTTGTGATGAGCAACTTCTACAACCTGGTCAAGCAAGCCCAGCCGAACACCAAAATAAAGAAAGTCATCGTGACGAACATTAAAGAATACCTGCCTCCATTACTGGCAGTACTATTTGGGCTTGCCAAGGAAAAAAAAGGCGGCTTCCGAGTGGAGCTCGCTGCTGGCGATATCTGGTACAAAGACCTCCTTGCCAGTCACAAAGTGGAGGACCGGCCGAAGCTGGATCTTGGCCCGGAAGATACCGCCATTTTTCAGTATAGCGGAGGAACCACTGGTATCTCGAAGGGCGCCATTGCCCTACACCGCAACCTGGTGGCGAACGCCCTGCAGGTACGCAGCTGGATGCCCACTGCTGAAGACGGTAAGGAAACCGTCTTGATGGCAATTCCTCTCTTCCATGTCTATGGTATGGTGGCAGGTATGTTGTTCGCCATCCGCACAGGAGCAGCGATGGTGATGATTCCCAATCCACGCGATATGGCTGATGTGCTAGACAGTATCCAGAAATACAAAGCTTCCATATTCCCCGGCGTACCAACCATGTACAATGCGATCAACAACCACCCAGAAGTCATCGCCGGAAAATATAACCTGAGCTCGATCAAAGGCTGTATCTCAGGCTCGGCGCCATTGATGAGGGAGACCAAAGAGAAATTCGAAGCGTTGACAGGTGGAAAACTGGTCGAAGGTTATGGATTATCGGAAGCTCCTACAGCCACGCATTGCAATCCATTATATGGAGACATCCGCACAGGCTCCATCGGTTTACCATTATCCGATGTTGACTGCCGGATCATCAGCCTGGACGATGGCATCACCCCGCTTAAACCTGGCGAAGTCGGTGAGTTGTGCATTCAAGGCCCGCAGGTGATGAAAGGCTACCACAATATGCCCACCGAAACAGCCAACACTTTGCGGGATGGCTGGCTATACACGGGTGATATCGCTAAAATGGATGAAGATGGGTACTTCTACATTGTGGACCGCAAGAAAGAATTGATCAAACCGGGTGGTTACCAGGTGTGGCCGCGTGAAGTAGAAGAAGTGATCTCCACTTACCCCAAAGTGATGGAGGTGGGTGTCGCCGGTGTAGTAGATGCTTATCGGGGTGAAACTGTCAAAGCCTGGATAGTCCTCAAACCCGGTGAAACCGCCACTGAAGCAGAGATCCGAGACTATTGTAAGAAGAATATGGCACCATTTAAAGTGCCTACTGAGGTGGAATTTAGAAAGGAACTACCCAAAACGACGGTAGGGAAAGTCTTGCGGCGCGAGCTTGTGCGAGAGCACATGGAAAAACAAGCCGCCCAAGCGGTAGTAACCAAAAATTGA
- the tkt gene encoding transketolase: MKPSQDLENRAINTIRFLAADAVQKANSGHPGLPMGAAAVAYTLWTRHLRFNPRNPKWPGRDRFILSGGHGSALLYTLLYLTGYDLPLEQLMNFRQWGSQTPGHPEYGLTPGVEVTTGPLGQGFSNGVGMAIAEAHLAAEFNRPGHKVIDHYIYAIVTDGDLMEGVSSEAASLAGHLGLGKLVYLYDDNHISIDGSTEIAFTEDRAARFAAYGWHVQKVLDGNDTAAVHRAISRAKGDPRPSLILCRTHIGYGLPTRQDTSKAHGEPPGEQELNGAKEKQGWPLDPKFFVPEDVLAFFRKSIRRGNRAERSWRNELKAYLAEYPELDTELERRLMGDLPAQWDTDLPIFPADPKGMATRAASGKVINALAPKLPELIGGSADLTPSNDTWIKDIPDFQQVTPGGRNFHFGVREHGMGGVINGMSVHGGVIPYGGTFLVFSDYMRPAVRLSALSHYPSIWIYTHDSVGLGEDGPTHQPVEHLAALRAIPNLVVIRPADANEVTEAWKEAISRRHAPTALILTRQAIPILDRTIYASTEGLHKGAYILADMGDERPELILMASGSEVCLITEAGARLASEGVNVRLVSFPSWELFEAQDDVYRNEVLPPDITLRLSVEAAVAQGWEKWVGDHGTSISIEHFGASAPYKTIFEHFGFTVDNVIQRARQLVMDGKV, encoded by the coding sequence ATGAAACCATCGCAAGATTTAGAAAATCGCGCCATTAACACCATTCGATTTTTAGCTGCTGATGCAGTTCAGAAAGCAAATTCGGGCCATCCAGGGTTACCCATGGGAGCGGCTGCTGTGGCATACACCTTGTGGACACGCCATCTTCGCTTTAATCCGCGCAATCCTAAATGGCCAGGTCGCGATCGTTTCATTCTTTCTGGTGGTCACGGATCAGCACTGCTTTATACGCTGCTTTATCTAACCGGATATGATCTCCCGCTTGAACAGCTTATGAATTTTCGCCAATGGGGAAGCCAGACCCCTGGACATCCAGAGTACGGTCTAACCCCAGGTGTTGAAGTGACCACAGGCCCGCTCGGACAGGGTTTTTCCAACGGAGTGGGTATGGCGATCGCTGAAGCTCATTTGGCTGCCGAGTTCAATCGCCCAGGCCACAAAGTGATTGACCATTATATTTACGCGATCGTGACGGATGGTGATCTAATGGAAGGCGTATCGTCAGAAGCGGCTTCACTCGCCGGTCACCTGGGTTTGGGAAAACTTGTTTACCTCTATGATGATAATCACATCTCCATCGATGGTAGCACGGAAATTGCTTTTACTGAAGACAGGGCAGCTCGCTTTGCAGCCTACGGTTGGCACGTCCAAAAAGTACTGGATGGGAACGACACTGCTGCAGTGCACCGGGCGATCTCGCGCGCCAAGGGCGACCCTCGACCATCATTAATCCTCTGCCGGACGCACATCGGGTATGGCCTTCCCACCCGCCAGGACACTTCCAAAGCCCATGGTGAGCCTCCCGGCGAGCAGGAGCTGAATGGTGCCAAGGAAAAACAGGGCTGGCCACTCGACCCCAAGTTCTTTGTGCCCGAAGATGTCCTGGCGTTCTTCCGAAAGTCGATCCGGCGCGGCAACCGGGCTGAACGATCTTGGCGTAATGAGCTGAAAGCATACCTGGCTGAATACCCTGAGCTGGATACCGAGCTGGAACGGCGTTTAATGGGTGATTTGCCGGCACAATGGGATACTGATCTGCCCATCTTCCCAGCTGATCCCAAGGGAATGGCAACCCGAGCTGCATCAGGCAAGGTGATCAATGCACTGGCTCCCAAGCTGCCGGAATTGATCGGTGGCTCAGCTGACCTGACCCCCTCCAACGATACTTGGATCAAGGATATCCCAGATTTCCAACAAGTGACCCCTGGGGGACGCAATTTTCACTTTGGCGTGCGTGAGCACGGTATGGGTGGGGTGATTAATGGGATGTCAGTTCATGGTGGTGTCATCCCGTATGGTGGCACCTTCTTGGTCTTTTCCGACTATATGCGGCCGGCGGTGAGGCTTTCAGCATTATCGCACTATCCCAGCATCTGGATTTATACGCATGACAGCGTTGGACTTGGTGAAGATGGACCCACGCATCAACCGGTTGAACATTTGGCGGCATTACGGGCGATCCCCAATCTGGTTGTTATCCGCCCGGCAGATGCCAATGAGGTGACCGAAGCATGGAAGGAAGCCATCTCCCGTCGTCATGCACCGACAGCCCTGATATTAACCCGCCAGGCGATCCCTATCCTTGACCGCACTATTTACGCCTCTACGGAGGGCTTGCATAAAGGCGCATACATCCTGGCAGACATGGGTGATGAGCGACCGGAGCTGATCTTGATGGCATCCGGTTCGGAGGTGTGCCTGATCACCGAGGCTGGAGCGCGGCTGGCCAGCGAAGGTGTGAATGTCAGATTGGTCTCATTCCCAAGCTGGGAATTGTTCGAAGCCCAGGATGATGTTTATCGCAACGAGGTGCTGCCCCCAGATATCACGCTACGGCTTTCTGTTGAAGCCGCGGTAGCACAGGGTTGGGAGAAGTGGGTGGGCGACCATGGAACTAGTATATCCATCGAACACTTCGGAGCCTCAGCACCTTACAAGACTATTTTCGAACATTTCGGTTTTACCGTTGATAATGTCATCCAGCGTGCACGCCAGCTTGTGATGGATGGTAAGGTATAG